A region of Gemmatimonadota bacterium DNA encodes the following proteins:
- a CDS encoding site-2 protease family protein, with translation MQHAPDPEPAPLPSQDTSPNPTETDEAGQAGQAGQAAQRTQWRRPAILFACTALTTLVSGTIMENAGVPPLVLIVTLLSFPGLLLDGLPFSLSVLGILMAHEMGHYLYARWYGVRTSLPHFIPSPFFFIIPNPGTFGAVIVTKAPYPHRQALMDIGAAGPVAGFVVAVPIMAYSLLGARVDAMPTDGGLYLGEPLVFQFLAYLIHGPLPENYTIYLDSVGLAAWFGCLVTMLNLLPVGQLDGGHILYAFTGGAVRGRRLQRNLTLVSFLALAVLGLYSPGWWVFGALLLLMGRFSGFRHPAPIDDAAPLPRRSKWLGWLAILVFIQTFMPVPISFTGP, from the coding sequence ATGCAACACGCACCAGATCCGGAACCGGCGCCGCTTCCCTCGCAGGATACGTCCCCGAACCCAACGGAAACGGACGAAGCGGGCCAGGCGGGCCAGGCGGGCCAGGCGGCCCAGCGTACGCAGTGGCGCCGCCCCGCGATCCTGTTCGCGTGTACCGCGCTGACGACCCTCGTCTCCGGGACGATCATGGAGAACGCCGGGGTCCCGCCGCTGGTGTTGATTGTCACCCTCCTGAGCTTTCCGGGACTCCTTCTGGACGGATTGCCCTTCTCCCTTTCCGTACTCGGCATTCTCATGGCCCACGAGATGGGGCACTATCTTTACGCAAGGTGGTACGGCGTCCGCACCTCTCTGCCCCATTTCATTCCCTCGCCCTTCTTCTTCATTATCCCGAATCCGGGCACGTTCGGCGCCGTTATCGTCACGAAGGCGCCGTATCCGCACAGGCAGGCCCTCATGGACATCGGCGCGGCCGGTCCCGTGGCGGGTTTCGTCGTGGCGGTCCCAATCATGGCCTACAGCCTGCTCGGCGCCAGGGTGGACGCCATGCCCACGGACGGCGGGCTGTACCTGGGCGAACCCCTGGTTTTTCAGTTTCTCGCCTACCTGATACACGGCCCGTTGCCCGAGAATTACACCATTTACCTGGATTCGGTTGGGCTGGCAGCCTGGTTCGGCTGCCTGGTCACCATGCTCAACCTGCTGCCCGTGGGACAACTGGACGGCGGCCATATTCTCTATGCCTTCACGGGGGGAGCGGTCCGGGGGAGACGCCTCCAGCGGAACCTGACGCTGGTGAGTTTTCTGGCGCTGGCCGTGCTGGGTCTCTATTCACCCGGATGGTGGGTATTCGGGGCGCTGCTGCTTCTGATGGGCAGGTTCAGCGGATTCAGGCATCCCGCGCCGATCGACGATGCCGCGCCGCTGCCTAGGCGCAGCAAGTGGCTGGGCTGGCTCGCGATCCTCGTCTTCATTCAAACCTTCATGCCGGTGCCGATCTCTTTTACGGGGCCATAG
- a CDS encoding AMP-binding protein: MSDTTLTIKALKEQLGETFAEHVVLRIKREGEYVEFTGAEVARRADALAGLLASLGLQHGDRVALLADNQPEWGVAYLAIVGHGMTAVPIDRLLKPGEYQRILEDSGTRAIVVSDTFRDDLHSIAGTLPDLKHVLSLEEVMASEANAAVPDSQASPDDLAVLIYTSGTTGQPKGVMLSHRNIMSNVVACSRVISISADDSFVSVLPLHHTFECTAGLLAPLYNGAMISYVGSLKSRDIVDTMKDSKATIMLGVPLLYEKMFQGIMRKVSTQPAVTRTVFNLLMGVVKLGEKFNKRMGTALFRSLREKGGLGTIRFFVSGAAALPPEVAMGFDRLGLRVLQGYGLTETSPVVSVHRVEQAPKPDSVGPPINGVEVEVVDPDDTGVGELIVRGDNVMLGYYNNPEATAEVLKDGALYTGDSGWIDEDGHLHIAGRLKNVIVTRAGKNIYPEEVEGELVLSPYIAEVLVFGAENADTGEEYVRAVVVPDFEYLEQEGVPADDDSLAALIDQEVRDRCRNLADYKRVREVELRREEFSKTSTRKIKRFLFQSGQAGQSEDASGR; encoded by the coding sequence ATGTCCGATACTACACTTACCATAAAGGCATTGAAGGAACAACTGGGTGAAACATTCGCGGAGCATGTCGTCCTGCGAATCAAGCGAGAAGGCGAATACGTGGAATTCACGGGCGCGGAGGTCGCCCGCAGGGCCGACGCGCTGGCCGGGCTGCTGGCCTCCCTCGGCCTGCAGCACGGCGACCGGGTCGCGCTGCTCGCGGACAACCAGCCTGAATGGGGCGTCGCCTATCTGGCTATCGTCGGGCACGGGATGACGGCCGTGCCGATCGACCGGCTGCTGAAACCCGGGGAATACCAGCGCATTCTCGAAGACTCGGGAACACGGGCCATCGTGGTCTCCGATACCTTCCGCGACGACCTGCATTCCATCGCCGGCACCCTGCCCGATCTGAAACACGTGCTGAGCCTGGAAGAAGTCATGGCCAGCGAAGCGAACGCGGCGGTGCCGGACAGCCAGGCCAGTCCGGACGACCTGGCCGTCCTGATCTACACCTCGGGTACGACCGGCCAGCCCAAGGGCGTGATGCTCTCCCACCGGAACATCATGTCCAACGTGGTGGCCTGCAGCCGGGTTATCTCCATTTCTGCCGATGACAGTTTCGTATCGGTCCTTCCCCTGCACCATACGTTCGAATGCACCGCCGGACTCCTCGCGCCGTTGTACAACGGGGCTATGATATCCTACGTGGGAAGCCTCAAGTCGCGGGATATCGTCGACACCATGAAAGACTCGAAGGCGACGATCATGCTGGGCGTCCCGTTGCTGTATGAAAAGATGTTTCAGGGGATCATGCGCAAGGTCAGCACGCAACCCGCCGTCACGCGGACCGTGTTCAATCTCCTGATGGGCGTGGTGAAACTGGGCGAGAAGTTCAACAAGCGCATGGGCACGGCCCTGTTCAGGAGCCTGCGCGAGAAGGGCGGACTGGGGACCATCCGATTCTTCGTCTCCGGCGCGGCGGCGCTGCCGCCCGAGGTGGCCATGGGCTTCGACCGCCTGGGCCTGCGCGTCCTCCAGGGCTACGGACTCACGGAAACCTCGCCCGTCGTATCGGTTCACCGCGTGGAACAGGCTCCGAAGCCCGACTCCGTCGGCCCCCCCATAAACGGCGTGGAAGTGGAGGTCGTGGATCCGGACGACACCGGCGTGGGAGAACTCATCGTCCGGGGCGACAACGTGATGCTGGGCTATTACAACAACCCCGAGGCCACGGCGGAAGTGCTCAAGGACGGCGCGCTGTACACGGGTGATTCGGGATGGATCGACGAGGACGGTCATCTGCACATCGCGGGACGCCTGAAGAACGTGATCGTTACCCGGGCGGGCAAGAATATCTATCCGGAGGAAGTCGAAGGCGAACTCGTCCTCAGTCCCTATATCGCCGAGGTCCTGGTCTTCGGCGCCGAGAACGCCGACACGGGAGAAGAGTACGTACGGGCGGTCGTAGTCCCGGACTTCGAATATCTCGAACAGGAGGGTGTGCCGGCCGACGACGACTCTCTTGCCGCGCTCATCGACCAGGAGGTCCGGGACCGCTGCAGGAACCTCGCAGATTACAAGCGGGTCAGGGAAGTGGAACTACGCAGGGAGGAATTCTCCAAGACATCCACGCGCAAGATCAAGCGGTTTCTCTTCCAGTCCGGACAGGCGGGCCAGTCGGAAGACGCTTCCGGCCGGTAG